A window from Calditrichota bacterium encodes these proteins:
- a CDS encoding TonB-dependent receptor, with product MNRKIMVVLMVLMIVPTWLVAGVTGKITGYVVDKATGEPLPGVNVLLKGTMMGAATDSKGYYMILNIPVGTYTVRADYIGYSSIEKSNIRVHPDLTTQVNFSMASTVLQGKTISIVAERPIINKNITHSVKTLQAEDLANIPMRGIQTVMAISSAVVNGTHVRGGRSEENVTYVDGVMTTLLRGGTTNALSVINNAIEEADFHAGGFNAEYGFANSGILFTTTKSGGAKYHFSIEGISDELFKNKEGKTLGTRSWGYNDYTVTAGGPVPFVPKKKLRFFIAAERNYNHGYATNWQGITLDTVLTSFGKVFPIKVNYGPGPYPGYHNSTYDVNGNLTFTPSSSFRLKAGGTFHFGTDQAGGSWNDLLNYRKNSLNKRWNASGYFKFTHQLSPRMFYVLNLNYFYYNREFGDPDLWDDIAKYGDPKYNAGLRKWGLGYNFSLFGLMYPQLPGQVTSWYGKTAQTNLGPKFDLTWQFNDYNELKTGFQYDYYTIRRYAVNASAISLGLHRRDIDSTNTLTDYDIFRNNYGYYGYDMWGHPINKNGTYEATNDQGKIVKVNGHDAPRHPVRAAIYIQDKIELKDLVLNAGLRLDHFESGVESWKDPRRLILNDINLIADQSFGPQRVYNIVSPRLGWSFPVTDQTVFHAQFGKFVQMPKVDDMYDGQTYAGRFLQGGNARSMPNPNLKPMRTIQYEVGLQQQIGANASISVTVFYKDIKDFIQLRVCFPEPGYSYASFFQYQNVDFGTTKGVQLSFNLRRTKRIQASVDYTYSKAMGTGSSSGSHFDIAWQDQQLRFPTVLMPLDFNQDHVATMNVDFRLTKDDGPTVLGVKPLANFGINAFFTMHSGNRYTRVEPGPGGLFSQNAPKPLEALNSSVMPWYHRLDIKMDRSFPVGKFNFKPYIWIYNVFNTKNVTGVYRQSGAPQDNGWFLTEDGKSWLKINGKAGEYIARKALSGSGARNLSTPRILRFGMFIEF from the coding sequence ATGAACAGAAAAATAATGGTTGTTTTAATGGTTTTGATGATTGTGCCAACCTGGCTTGTTGCCGGTGTTACAGGAAAAATTACCGGTTATGTGGTTGACAAGGCTACAGGAGAGCCGCTTCCGGGCGTAAATGTCCTTTTAAAAGGCACAATGATGGGAGCTGCAACCGATAGCAAGGGATATTATATGATTTTGAATATCCCGGTTGGGACCTATACGGTTCGGGCCGACTATATCGGGTATAGTTCCATAGAAAAATCGAATATTCGCGTTCATCCGGATCTGACCACTCAGGTCAATTTTAGTATGGCCAGTACCGTGTTGCAGGGAAAAACAATCAGCATTGTTGCTGAGCGGCCGATTATCAACAAAAATATCACCCATTCGGTGAAAACCCTTCAGGCTGAGGACCTGGCGAATATTCCAATGCGGGGTATTCAAACGGTGATGGCCATTTCCTCTGCTGTTGTAAATGGAACCCACGTCCGCGGCGGCCGTTCGGAAGAAAATGTAACGTATGTGGATGGTGTGATGACCACACTGCTTCGCGGCGGGACAACCAATGCGCTGTCTGTGATCAACAATGCCATCGAAGAAGCGGATTTTCATGCAGGCGGTTTTAATGCAGAATACGGATTTGCCAATTCGGGTATTTTGTTTACCACCACAAAATCAGGTGGAGCCAAATATCACTTCAGCATAGAGGGAATCTCGGATGAACTGTTTAAGAACAAAGAAGGAAAAACGCTGGGTACCCGTTCATGGGGCTACAATGATTACACGGTGACAGCCGGCGGACCAGTTCCCTTTGTACCCAAGAAAAAACTGCGCTTCTTTATTGCTGCTGAGCGAAATTACAATCATGGCTACGCAACCAACTGGCAGGGCATTACCCTCGACACCGTCTTAACCTCTTTTGGAAAGGTCTTCCCCATAAAGGTCAACTACGGCCCGGGTCCGTATCCGGGATATCATAACAGTACCTACGATGTAAACGGAAATCTGACCTTTACACCCTCCAGCTCATTTCGTCTAAAAGCAGGCGGAACCTTTCACTTTGGAACGGACCAGGCGGGAGGAAGCTGGAACGATCTTCTGAATTATCGCAAGAATTCCTTGAATAAACGGTGGAATGCCAGTGGATATTTCAAGTTTACCCATCAACTAAGTCCGCGAATGTTTTATGTTTTGAATCTGAATTACTTTTATTACAACCGCGAGTTTGGGGATCCCGATTTATGGGATGATATTGCAAAATACGGCGATCCCAAATATAATGCCGGATTGAGAAAGTGGGGCCTGGGCTACAATTTTAGCCTGTTTGGATTAATGTACCCGCAGCTGCCGGGGCAGGTGACGTCCTGGTATGGTAAAACAGCCCAAACCAATCTTGGGCCCAAGTTTGACTTAACCTGGCAGTTCAATGATTATAACGAATTGAAAACCGGCTTCCAGTACGATTATTATACCATTCGCCGGTATGCGGTCAATGCCAGCGCGATTTCTTTGGGATTGCATCGCCGGGACATTGATTCCACAAATACACTGACCGATTACGATATTTTCCGAAATAATTACGGGTACTACGGCTACGATATGTGGGGCCACCCGATCAACAAAAACGGGACGTACGAAGCCACCAACGATCAGGGAAAGATTGTGAAAGTCAATGGTCACGATGCTCCCCGCCATCCGGTACGGGCCGCTATTTACATTCAGGATAAAATTGAGTTGAAGGATCTGGTACTGAATGCCGGCTTGCGGCTGGATCATTTTGAATCGGGCGTTGAAAGCTGGAAAGACCCCCGGCGGCTGATTCTGAATGATATTAATCTCATCGCCGATCAAAGTTTTGGTCCCCAGCGGGTGTATAACATTGTGAGTCCCCGATTGGGCTGGTCGTTTCCTGTAACGGATCAAACGGTGTTTCATGCCCAATTTGGAAAATTTGTCCAGATGCCAAAAGTGGACGATATGTACGACGGACAAACATACGCCGGGCGGTTTCTCCAAGGCGGAAATGCACGATCGATGCCCAATCCCAATTTAAAGCCCATGCGCACCATTCAATATGAAGTTGGATTGCAGCAGCAAATTGGTGCAAACGCCAGTATCAGCGTAACCGTCTTTTACAAGGATATTAAGGATTTTATTCAATTGCGCGTGTGCTTCCCGGAACCCGGTTATTCGTATGCGTCTTTTTTCCAATATCAGAATGTTGATTTTGGAACGACAAAGGGTGTTCAGTTAAGCTTTAATCTTCGCCGCACCAAGCGAATTCAAGCGAGCGTCGATTACACCTACTCGAAAGCCATGGGAACCGGTTCCAGCAGCGGAAGCCATTTCGATATTGCCTGGCAGGATCAGCAGCTGCGTTTTCCCACGGTTCTGATGCCGCTGGATTTTAATCAGGACCACGTGGCAACGATGAATGTTGATTTCCGCTTGACAAAAGATGACGGGCCAACCGTATTGGGTGTGAAGCCTCTTGCCAATTTTGGAATTAACGCCTTCTTTACCATGCACAGCGGAAACCGCTACACCCGTGTAGAGCCGGGCCCCGGCGGCTTGTTCTCACAAAATGCTCCCAAACCCCTGGAGGCTCTTAATTCCTCCGTTATGCCCTGGTATCATCGGCTGGATATTAAAATGGACCGGTCTTTCCCGGTTGGGAAATTCAATTTCAAACCATATATCTGGATTTATAATGTTTTCAATACTAAAAACGTGACGGGCGTGTATCGTCAATCGGGTGCTCCGCAGGATAACGGCTGGTTCCTGACAGAGGATGGAAAATCCTGGTTGAAAATTAACGGCAAAGCCGGCGAGTATATTGCACGAAAAGCCCTGAGCGGAAGCGGTGCCAGAAATTTGAGCACTCCTCGCATCCTGCGTTTTGGAATGTTCATTGAATTCTAA
- a CDS encoding GWxTD domain-containing protein, with protein sequence MKRFVLILFFLLGISGISFSQKTLHLDVDYDLFKANDTENFLELHYALYPQEWHYITTPAADTVGTILMHLDVMEGKKIIYQKNWRVVNSIKKNGKDLSLKEEIDLLRLSLPPNRYSVNLLAVDLNDTTRKQSRHFTIHVPKFSGKKIASSSLELCRSIRKSGENSVPLFVKNNLEVVPNPSLLYGKGNPTLYFYVELYNLLKGVPQSKYQVDYFVTDYSGNVVDSIRPRKMEKTKVYDSSVEVGQMNVSNLPSGSYWLFFTISDTNNKSLLIVKKRFFTFNPDVDKRVQKNRKKNIQLGPTVFDEMPEARVNEELNYIQYLATKNEKKMIKRLNSVETKRQFLKEFWARRDPSPATPFNEKRAEFLRRVQYANKKFSVLGLKGWKTDFGRVYIVYGPPDDIERSPNTDKGRAYQVWRYENLQGGVIFVFIDMTGYHRYQLVHSTYRDEIQNYDWPDLLELNPQHPNY encoded by the coding sequence ATGAAGCGTTTTGTGCTTATCCTTTTTTTTCTGTTGGGAATTTCAGGAATTTCCTTTTCCCAAAAAACCCTTCATTTGGATGTGGATTATGATCTGTTCAAAGCCAATGACACGGAAAACTTTTTGGAGCTTCATTATGCGCTCTATCCCCAGGAATGGCACTATATTACCACTCCGGCTGCGGATACGGTTGGCACCATTCTGATGCATTTGGATGTGATGGAAGGGAAAAAAATTATTTATCAAAAAAACTGGCGGGTTGTTAACAGCATAAAGAAAAACGGAAAGGATTTATCTTTAAAAGAAGAAATTGACCTTCTGCGTCTCAGTTTGCCCCCAAATCGGTATTCCGTAAATCTGTTGGCTGTAGATCTGAATGACACCACCCGAAAACAATCCCGGCATTTTACGATTCACGTACCAAAATTCTCCGGTAAAAAGATCGCGTCAAGTTCCTTGGAACTCTGCCGGTCAATCCGAAAATCGGGAGAGAATTCTGTGCCGTTATTTGTAAAAAACAATCTTGAGGTTGTTCCCAACCCCTCGCTTCTTTACGGCAAAGGAAACCCTACACTTTATTTTTATGTGGAACTTTATAATCTTTTAAAAGGCGTGCCTCAATCCAAATATCAGGTGGACTATTTTGTGACGGATTATTCTGGCAATGTGGTAGACAGCATTCGGCCCCGAAAAATGGAAAAGACAAAAGTGTATGATTCAAGTGTCGAAGTTGGCCAGATGAATGTTTCCAATTTGCCATCGGGAAGTTACTGGCTTTTCTTTACCATAAGTGATACCAATAATAAGAGCCTGCTAATCGTAAAAAAGCGATTCTTTACCTTTAATCCGGATGTTGATAAACGCGTTCAAAAAAACCGGAAAAAGAATATTCAACTCGGCCCGACCGTTTTTGATGAAATGCCTGAAGCACGAGTGAATGAGGAGCTGAATTACATCCAATATTTGGCCACCAAAAATGAAAAGAAAATGATAAAACGCCTGAATTCAGTGGAAACCAAACGTCAGTTTTTGAAAGAATTCTGGGCCCGGCGCGATCCGAGTCCGGCAACTCCGTTTAATGAAAAGCGCGCTGAATTTTTAAGGCGGGTTCAATATGCCAATAAGAAATTCTCTGTTCTGGGTTTAAAGGGGTGGAAAACCGATTTTGGCCGGGTTTATATCGTATATGGTCCTCCTGACGACATTGAACGGAGTCCAAACACCGACAAGGGACGAGCCTATCAGGTGTGGCGGTATGAAAATCTGCAGGGCGGCGTTATCTTCGTTTTTATTGATATGACCGGGTACCATCGATACCAACTGGTACATTCCACGTACCGCGATGAAATACAGAACTATGATTGGCCGGATTTACTGGAACTGAATCCCCAGCATCCGAATTATTAA
- a CDS encoding PorV/PorQ family protein has protein sequence MLRNIFRISFGALMVLLMVNAMALAGGRSRAGTSSAPQLLIPVGARYIALGGASAANAEGVEAMYWNPAGLARSTHNAEAMFSHMTYLADISVDYLGVGLNFGKLGFVGFNLKALGLGDIMVTTADNPDGTGEKFTPTYFTLGLTYARMLTDHVTVGVNAKIISEQIPRASSVGFAMDAGVQYAGLGGVKGLNVGVTIKNIGPDMTYDGTGLYRKAKAVGSKRPVSDLKVAPATFELPSIVEIALSYEYSLGQLGLIRASYLFQNNNFSADENKAGIEYSLKNMFFLRAGYTSALNAPTNSYIYGPAFGFGYHQNLGGMDLYIDYAYRTVEYFNANQILSIKLGL, from the coding sequence ATGCTTCGAAATATTTTTCGGATTTCATTTGGTGCGTTGATGGTTCTTCTAATGGTCAATGCAATGGCCTTGGCCGGCGGAAGAAGTCGCGCAGGAACATCATCCGCCCCACAACTGCTTATTCCTGTGGGTGCGCGATATATTGCATTAGGCGGTGCAAGCGCTGCTAATGCAGAAGGTGTAGAAGCCATGTATTGGAACCCTGCCGGCCTGGCGCGGTCCACACACAATGCAGAGGCCATGTTCTCGCACATGACCTACCTGGCTGATATCAGCGTCGATTATCTCGGCGTCGGCCTAAATTTTGGCAAGCTGGGTTTCGTCGGATTTAATCTAAAGGCATTGGGCCTCGGCGATATCATGGTTACAACAGCCGATAATCCGGACGGAACGGGCGAAAAGTTTACCCCAACATATTTTACATTGGGTTTAACCTATGCCCGAATGCTTACGGATCATGTAACTGTCGGTGTGAATGCGAAAATTATCTCTGAACAAATTCCCCGTGCATCCAGTGTCGGGTTTGCTATGGACGCCGGTGTCCAATATGCCGGACTGGGCGGCGTAAAGGGCTTGAATGTTGGGGTTACCATCAAAAATATTGGCCCCGACATGACGTACGATGGAACCGGCCTGTACCGAAAGGCAAAAGCTGTGGGTTCCAAAAGGCCCGTTTCGGACCTGAAAGTGGCTCCGGCAACCTTTGAACTGCCTTCCATCGTCGAAATTGCTCTTTCATACGAATATTCTTTGGGTCAATTGGGCCTGATTCGGGCCTCTTATCTCTTCCAGAACAATAACTTCTCAGCCGATGAAAACAAGGCGGGAATTGAGTATTCCCTGAAGAATATGTTTTTCCTGCGTGCGGGCTATACCTCAGCCCTGAATGCACCGACCAATTCGTATATCTACGGTCCAGCATTTGGCTTTGGATATCATCAAAACCTGGGCGGTATGGACCTGTATATTGATTATGCGTATCGTACGGTGGAATACTTCAATGCCAACCAGATTTTATCGATTAAGCTTGGCCTTTAA